Proteins from one Nicotiana tabacum cultivar K326 chromosome 23, ASM71507v2, whole genome shotgun sequence genomic window:
- the LOC107806359 gene encoding mitogen-activated protein kinase kinase 6-like isoform X2, translating to MKTTKPLKELKLSVPAQDTPISSFLTASGTFHDGDLLLNQKGLRLISEENESPASETKEIDLQFSLEDLETIKVIGKGSGGVVQLVRHKWVGTLFALKVIQMTIQEDIRKQIVQELKINQASQCSHVVVCYHSFYHNGAISLVLEYMDRGSLADVIRQLKTILEPYLAVVCKQVLQGLVYLHNERHVIHRDIKPSNLLVNHKGEVKITDFGVSAMLASSMGQRDTFVGTYNYMAPERISGSTYDYKSDIWSLGMVILECAIGRFPYIQSEDQQAWPSFYELLEAIVSSPPPSAPADQFSPEFCSFVSAWYKELKFGNDNLAHCIALFAQHTKGPKG from the exons ATGAAGACGACGAAGCCATTGAAGGAACTTAAGCTCTCTGTACCTGCTCAAGATACCCCTATCTCCAGCTTCTT GACAGCCAGTGGAACCTTTCACGACGGCGATTTACTTTTAAACCAGAAAGGACTGAGATTAATTTCTGAAGAGAATGAATCCCCG GCCTCAGAAACTAAGGAGATAGATCTTCAGTTCTCATTGGAAGATCTTGAAACCATCAAAGTCATCGGAAAGGGAAGTGGTGGTGTTGTTCAACTTGTTCGCCATAAATGGGTTGGAACATTGTTTGCTTTGAAG GTTATCCAGATGACTATACAGGAAGATATTCGTAAGCAGATAGTGCAAGAACTGAAAATAAATCAAGCATCACAATGTTCACATGTTGTTGTATGCTACCACTCTTTCTATCACAATGGAGCTATTTCTCTGGTTCTTGAGTATATGGACCGTGGATCTTTAGCTGATGTAATCAGGCAACTTAAGACTATTCTTGAACCATATCTCGCAGTTGTTTGCAAGCAG GTTTTACAAGGTCTTGTCTACTTGCATAATGAGAGACATGTTATCCACAGAGACATAAAGCCATCAAACTTGCTAGTGAACCACAAAGGAGAAGTTAAAATTACTGATTTTGGTGTAAGTGCAATGCTAGCCAGCTCTATGGGTCAAAGAGATACATTTGTTGGGACTTACAATTACATGGCA CCTGAAAGGATAAGTGGAAGTACCTATGACTACAAGAGTGATATCTGGAGCTTGGGCATGGTCATCCTTGAATGTGCTATTGGACGTTTTCCATACATACAGTCGGAGGACCAGCAAGCATGGCCGAGCTTTTATGAGCTTCTGGAGGCTATTGTTAGCAGTCCACCACCGTCTGCTCCAGCAGATCAATTTTCCCCAGAATTCTGTTCATTTGTTTCTGCTTG